The Caulobacter sp. 73W region AGCGCCTTGCCCCTTGAAGCTCAGCGCCCCCTCACCCTTACCCTCTCCCCCAGAGGGGGCGAGGGGATAGACGGCTACCCCAGGCGACCGCGCAGACCGACGATGTTCTTGGAATCGGCGACCTTGGGCGCCTTGCCGTCGAGGCTGTCGATGCGGCAGTCGTTGAAGCGCCAGTTCTCGGCGTTGGCGATCGTGCCGGACTCACGCACGTCCCAGTCCAGCCCCTCGAAGGTGAAGTCCTTCAGCGGCGCCTCGGGATAGGCGGCGGCCTCGAAGCCGATCTTGGCGCCGACCGCCTTGACCTTGGACAGATGGACGTTGCGGATCCGTGGCAGGCCTTGCTCGCGGGGAACCGGCGTCGCCAGGGCGCGCCAGTGATCGGGGATCTGCGCGATCCCCTTGGGGATCTTCGCATAGCTGTAGTTCGGGTACCAGTTCAGGTTCACCCGCAGGACCGTGGCGACGTCCTGCATGAAGATGTCGTGCAGGCGGATGTTGGAGATCACCCCGCCCCGCGTGTGGCCGGACTTGAAGAAGATGCCCAGCGGCGTCGGGTATTCGATGCGCAGGCCGGACACCTCGATGTCCTCGAATCCGCCGGAGGTCTCGCTGCCGAAGGTCATGCCGGCCAGGGCGTCGCGGACCACGCAGTCCTTGATCTTCACCTGACGGCAGGGCCGCGCCACGCGCAGGCCGTCCCAGTCGCGCCCAGCCTTGATGCACAGGGCGTCGTCATTGACCGACAGGTCGCAACGCTCGACCAGCACGCGCTCGGAAGAGTCGATGTCGATGCCGTCGGTGGACGGCCCCCTGCCCCCGATGTTGT contains the following coding sequences:
- a CDS encoding glycoside hydrolase family 28 protein translates to MHRRSLLQLGLSGALASAAPALAQTGGRTFLASDFGAVGDGRTIDTRAIQAAIDAAATQGGGTVLLKPGVYLTGSLFVKSAVTLVIGRGATVRGLTDVSAYPMIRTRVAGVEMDWPAALLNVYRQRGAKITGEGVVDGDGKAFWDSYYAMRRDYDPRGLRWAADYDCRRPRLIHVYDSDNVEVSGLNLTRAGFWTVHVCYSRDVKVSDLIIRNNIGGRGPSTDGIDIDSSERVLVERCDLSVNDDALCIKAGRDWDGLRVARPCRQVKIKDCVVRDALAGMTFGSETSGGFEDIEVSGLRIEYPTPLGIFFKSGHTRGGVISNIRLHDIFMQDVATVLRVNLNWYPNYSYAKIPKGIAQIPDHWRALATPVPREQGLPRIRNVHLSKVKAVGAKIGFEAAAYPEAPLKDFTFEGLDWDVRESGTIANAENWRFNDCRIDSLDGKAPKVADSKNIVGLRGRLG